The Corynebacterium halotolerans YIM 70093 = DSM 44683 region AGACGCCGCGGCAGCAGGGCGCCGAGGTTGATCTCGGTCTTCACCCCGCCCTGCAGACCGATGATGACCAGCTGACCATCCGTGTTGAGGGCCCGCAGGTTCTGCTTCAGGTACTTCGCGCCGATGATGTCGAGGATGACGTCGCAGCGGCCCTTGAGTTCCTGCGCGAAGTCCTGCTCCTTGTAGTTGACCAGGATGTCCGCGCCCAGCTCCCGGCAGGTCTCCAGCTTCTCGTCGGAGCCGGCCGTGACCGCCACCGTCGCGCCGAGCGCCTTGCACAGCTGGATGGCGAAGGTGCCGATGCCGCCGCCCCCGCCGTGGATGAGCACCGTCTGGCCCTCGCGCAGGCCGGCGAGCATGCCGAGGTTCGACCACACCGTGCAGGCGACCTCCACGACGCTGGCCGCCTCGGTCAGGGAGTAGCCCTCCGGGAGCGGCATCAGCTGGCCCTCCGGCACGGCCACGTACTCGCCGTAGCCGCCACCGGCCAGCAGGCAGGCGACCTCCTCGCCCTCCTCGCGGCCGGTGTCACCCGGATCGGCGATGGTGCCCGAGCACTCCAGGCCGATGATCTCCGAGGCGCCGGGCGGCGGCGGGTAGTTGCCGTGCGCCTGCAGGATGTCCCCGCGGTTGACGCCGGCGGCGTGCACCTTCACCAGCACCTCGCCGGACTTGAGCTGCGGGTCGTCGACCTCGGTCAGCGCCAGTGAGCGCGGATCGTTCTCATCTGTCTGTGTGATGGCCTTCATGGCTTCCCAGGGTAGGGAAATTCGGGCGGCGGGGGTGGGGTCCGGTAGTCTTGGGGGTTGTCGCGGTCGGATTTCCCACCGCGGCGAGGAGGCGTGGCAGAGCGGCCGAATGCACTGGTCTTGAAAACCAGCGATGGGCAACCATCCGCGGGTTCAAATCCCGCCGCCTCCGCTGGAGACGTCCCGGAACGCGCCCCACGGTGCGCGCCGGGGCGTCACGCGATCCGGGGTGATGGCCTCCGGGCACGGCTCGTCCGGTCGCACTAGGCTGGCGGACG contains the following coding sequences:
- a CDS encoding NAD(P)H-quinone oxidoreductase; its protein translation is MKAITQTDENDPRSLALTEVDDPQLKSGEVLVKVHAAGVNRGDILQAHGNYPPPPGASEIIGLECSGTIADPGDTGREEGEEVACLLAGGGYGEYVAVPEGQLMPLPEGYSLTEAASVVEVACTVWSNLGMLAGLREGQTVLIHGGGGGIGTFAIQLCKALGATVAVTAGSDEKLETCRELGADILVNYKEQDFAQELKGRCDVILDIIGAKYLKQNLRALNTDGQLVIIGLQGGVKTEINLGALLPRRLSVRGTTLRARSLESKADVVRSTVEHVWPMLADGRVRHHIHATLPLADAARAHELLDSGEVTGKIVLEA